The Phycodurus eques isolate BA_2022a chromosome 17, UOR_Pequ_1.1, whole genome shotgun sequence nucleotide sequence TTTCATTTAATGGGTTACCTTCTTCAGCTCCAGATCGACGGGCGCCGCCATTTTCGGTGTTTTGGAGCGCATGCGAAAGATCCACTTCCGGTTTGACAACCTCCGCTCCGCCGGCTGccgtataattattattttgttattattgtaaccattattattaacattttattcaCTATGTGTTTTGTcctcatgtgtgtgttttattttaatgttttcaaaACGCCTTAGTCATCCAATGACACTGTTGCTAAAGCAGTTCAACTAAGCTAAGTGACTCACTCCAAAAACGTTATATAGAtatgttatcagaatcagaatcatctttatttgccaagtatgtccaaaaaacacacaaggaatttgtctccggtagttggagccgctctagtacgacgacagacagtcaatttacagaacactttggagacagaaaggtattgacaaaaaaagaaaacagtcactctgagcagtaaagggttgctagttatctggtaatgccggtacatttgaTGCAAATCAAGATAACCACAAGACATGGAATTACAACTACAATGTTCTTAAAGCAACCCAAATATAGTTTATGAACGCATACTTGAAGAACACAGTCAAACAAGGACAGAGTGGGACGTCCTGTCGGCCGTGGCGTGTGAGCATATCTTTACAACCCGGAAATACATTGCGCGTGTCCGGCCGCGGGTTTGTAATATggagaagaagacgaagaagacgCTCAcgaccaacaaacaaacaaacaaacaaacgacagCAGTTTGCTAACTAACGCCAACACTAAACAACAGACAAGCATGGCAACTCCTCCAAAGCTTGCACGTTCGTTTCTCGGTCGTCCGTCGGCATCTCTCGCCGACACAAAAAGATTTCAATCGAAGGAAACATCGGCGAGTTCACTTGTCATTTCTAAAACATGTCATAGGTatgaaactgtttttaaaataccTTTATATCGACATAGACGATACCATTGGATGGAAGGGTCTTACAGGAAGAAAATGAGCCCAAATGGGTAAGAGTCTGAAAGGGATGAAGGATTTTAAGTCACTTTTTATGTCGAAAATGTTCCGCCCAGAAATCATTGTAAGGCACGAGGAAATGTCAGCCCGAAACTGTGCCTCTTTCGTAGAAACGCGCCCGCGTTTCATGCGAACGGGccattttcacactttttttcaatAGGGTCCGCTCGAGCATTCTCATTTGCAGGGTCAAACTGAGAGCAAGCGAGTCGCTGGAAtgacttcaaacttcacagaaagcAAGAAGAAGAATAGCGAGTCAAGGACATGTAAGGTTTCGATCGTGGACGAATCCTATGGACGTGGGATTTTGAGACGCTGAAACCGAGGAACGCTTTCGtctttgtcagaaccacagaaaattGAAACGGAGACATTCCATAACCAGGAGGTAAAGGGATTTCACAACAACGTCATTGGGGGGTGGGAAACTCGGAGAAACCGCAATTTTGGTAGACCCCCCACCAAATCTCTTCGACACagcgaaatggaaagaaaatggtggTCGTAATTCTGGCTTTAGTAACATACATgcgcatttgttttgttttgtttttgttgttttgaaatgagtGGACTTTTGACTGGTTTGTGGTTCCAGCGGCGGGCAAGTCCACATTTGTGCACCTCCTGCAGGGTGAGGTCATCGCCGAGCCCGTCGGCAAATGGGGCAACGTCCACGACGTCTATCAGAACCAAGTTGTTTTGCAAAAgcctttgcacatttttacGTAGTCTTAAGACCTAGTTACTAGGGCCTTACCGATTGATCGGAGGGCCGATTTCATCGGCAATAAAGggcaattgtattttattttttttacctttttgttttgtttgcgcAAACAAATGACAACATGAGACTGAGAtactgacattcaaacaaacaaacaacaatgtgtgaaataaagactaaaataaCCCCAGTGCACAATTTGATCAACAATCAGCataacaaatgcacacacacaaaactagaCAAACGTGGCTTGTTTTGCGTCCAGGTACGTGTTTGGGTCTGCGCTGCCGCAGGGCGGCAGCCTGAGCGAGGCGGAGCGGAGCGTCTCCCGGGACTGGCGCCGTTGGCCGGCGGAGACCTTCCAGGCCGACGTCGCCCTGGACGCCTTCGTTTACCTCAGGGCCGAGGCGCAggtgctcctcctcctcgccaaCTTCCTGTCGCTTGTCCTGGCACACGTCagctaacttttttttccagcgtCTGATGCAGCGCGGCTGTCACGAAGAGAGCGACATTCCTCTGGAGTACCTGGAACAACTACACCCAAAACACGAAAACCGGCTGGTCCGCAGGAAGCTCAGGTTTGCCTTCAGGAgtttatttgacaaaaatgtaaaagattAGCACGTTGAAACAACAtcgaaatgttgaaaaaaacaaaacgattcTGTTTTCTGCTGACTTGATTGCAGACTGGACTTTGACTACCCGAACGAACTTCCTATCCTGGTTTTGACGATTTCAAGAACGATCTCATCAAACGGCGCCATCGTTGACCGGGCAAGTTCTGATTCtttaacaattttaaatttgGTTCTATTCTGGCATTTTTGTGTTCTCAGGTGCGAGAGTTTCTGTCCACGTTGTAGACCCCGCCCCCAAACTCAGTACCACTGGGATCGGTCCATCTGTTGGAAGAAACCAATCCGTTTTTTTAAGACAACTGGGCTTTTCATCCGCCCCTGAACGCACCACGAGATAGACACTAACCACTTGCGTCAAGCTGGTCTTTTTTATTCAAACGACTTTTCCACGGACGCTCAcacttaatttgttttgtgaatgAGTGACATTAAATGTTTGCCCGTCTTGCTGCCGTTGGCAATCATTGTCCGGGCGATTGCGCAAGCGCCGAGCCGGCCGTCAATGTTCAACCGAGCGGTCGCTGCGGCGTGCCAAAGGAAACGTTCCCGCAAAAAAACCGCTGTGTTCAGCTGGTGACCCGCCGACTTGTTTGTTG carries:
- the LOC133416397 gene encoding LOW QUALITY PROTEIN: deoxycytidine kinase-like (The sequence of the model RefSeq protein was modified relative to this genomic sequence to represent the inferred CDS: deleted 2 bases in 1 codon), which gives rise to MATPPKLARSFLGRPSASRRHKKISIEGNIAAGKSTFVHLLQGEVIAEPVGKWGNVHDVYQNQVVLQKPLHIFTYVFGSALPQGGSLSEAERSVSRDWRRWPAETFQADVALDAFVYLRAEAQRLMQRGCHEESDIPLEYLEQLHPKHENRLVRRKLRLDFDYPNELPILVLTISRTISSNGAIVDRASSDSLTILNLVLFWHFCVLRCESFCPRCRPRPQTQYHWDRSICWKKPIRFFKTTGLFIRP